A genomic window from Vigna radiata var. radiata cultivar VC1973A chromosome 2, Vradiata_ver6, whole genome shotgun sequence includes:
- the LOC106779765 gene encoding uncharacterized protein LOC106779765: MVQKLNVVSVFLFPFSIFSGPLSLHPVRKGSLAAVEGSLPLKTRCRRRLAAVEGFAALYRRRTVEGSITIVEGSENTSCWKGKQSIGSAGMLRHFWSSYQVTTKNLVNKENQCTARLLRVKISLENEKTVRQEGYPVENAGDAALPP; encoded by the exons ATGGTCCAAAAG CTAAATGTGGTTTCAGTTTTCCTATTTCCTTTCTCCATTTTCTCCGGACCTCTCTCGTTACATCCCGTTCGTAAAGGCTCGCTCGCCGCAGTTGAAGGTTCGTTGCCGTTGAAGACTCGCTGTCGTCGAAGGCTCGCCGCTGTCGAAGGCTTTGCCGCACTCTACCGTCGCCGAACTGTTGAAGGCTCTATTACCATCGTCGAAGGTTCTGAGAACACTTCTTGCTGGAAAGGGAAGCAGAG CATTGGGTCTGCAGGAATGCTTAGGCACTTTTGGTCTTCATATCAAGTTACTACTAAAAACCTTGTTAATAAG GAAAACCAGTGCACTGCCAGACTCCTGAGGGTGAAGATCAGTTTAGAAAATG AGAAAACAGTCCGGCAAGAAGGCTATCCTGTTGAAAAT GCTGGGGATGCTGCCCTACCTCCATAG